Genomic segment of Scomber scombrus chromosome 18, fScoSco1.1, whole genome shotgun sequence:
CACTGCTTCTAGTACTTGTGTTTATTTGAGGTGTGGGAAAGGactgaaatgtacattatacATCATGGTTAGTATTGTTGTTAGTATTATCTTGAACTCCACCAAATTGGAATTGTAAactatgatttttattttacagagtgGGGTTTTTCAGTGATTACTAGGTATCTATTTTTAGGTGGCTTGAATATAAAAGTAAATACACCAGAAGCACAAACAGGGACTTCATGTGTAATGTGCTTGTGGAATGAGTTGCTGATATGCAAGAATGAGTGTGCTTGCAGGCCTTGCAATATGCAACCATCTGCATGTTTGTGCAGTACAACCCTGCTGAACACACCACTCTACATGTGACCACTGGGTAAGTGCAGGGGTTGATTTAAAGAGGATGAAGGGGGGGATGATATCTTCCCTGTTGGCACAAATGGCTGCAAGCATCCCTCAGcttaatgatacattttaaggAAACTGCAAGGGAAAACAACAATTTAGCCACCCACAATCCCTCTCAGTGAATTTCAACAAGCAGCCCACAGCGTCACTGGTGAACAGTTTAATGTGCTGCTGTGCCTGAGAGTGCATAGATGTGGAATATGCATTTAACCCTCTCACATAGAGTATCAGTGTGTATCGCTGCCTGCCGACTCGGGTACTGTATGTGGCTGGTTTCCTGTGTGCATGTCTGCGGGGATGACAGGAAGATTATCTGGGCAGTCCCCACCTCCGCTCTGCACTCTTCAATAAAAACCCTAAACTAAATGTACTAAATTCTTGGCTGTTTACATGggtaatgtttgtgtgtgtgtgtgtgtgtgtgtgtgactgtatgtctgtgtgtgtgtgtgtgtgtgtgtgtgtgtgtgtgtgggaggtggCCTGGGAACCTTTGAGTAGGTAAAGGGATGTGATGACTAAAGACAGGatatggaggaaggaaaggagaatgATGAATTGCACAGGAGATTATCATAATCATTTTCAACATCACTATCACTCAATCATGTAGTTGTACGCAGCTCCACTCTGCTCTCCTTGTGTATGTACTTTATCTCTACAGCTCTTGTCCGAAAGTGTTTTTATAAAGTGCGGGAAGGAAATTCCTTGCTGTTTTCCATGGCTGCCCCCAGTATTAATGTAGCTCAGACTAGCAGCtgagtatatttattttacttttcacaAAGCAGCAGCCGGACAGAGGTATGCGTGTGAAAAGGACTTTAAAGCatcaaaaatattattttcgctcaaacataaataaataaacacccAAAAGCCAGGTCCTCTTTGGAATGTAGTAATTCTGAATTTTTATGAATGACTGCATTCATGCTTGGCCCCGCCCACCACCACCTGAACCCCTCAGCTCTTGGTGTTGGAGCTCTAAGCCCCGCCCTCAGCGCGCCCATGTTGGGATACCTTGGAAGCGCGCCTGCGTCCTAATTGGTTAAAGGAGGTCCGGGGTGGGCGTGGCTGCCATAAAAAGCAGGGGGCTGATATAAAAACAAGCCTCAAACTTTGATCGATGAAAATTTACAAGTGATGGAGGACTTTTGAGGATCATTGCGCGAGTCGGATTTAATCTTTGTGGACAAAACGCATTGTTggaggatttattttttattttatttttctgagatataaattatatattttttcaaacaaTTTCTCACCCTCTATGTGAACCAGCTGGCAGCATGGGGATACTGCTATTATTTGCTGTCTTGAATGTGGTGACAGTCGGTTTGGTGAGTGTATGAAGTTTcttttgtgtctcatttgcttCATGTAAACACTGAGGAATAAAAACTCATGTGCGGCTCCAGCGGATTGGAGCTGCTCTCGTCTATTTACATGACCAATGTAGCTCAATCTGCCATCCATCTAACTGCTGTCTGATGAAATCAACGGCAGTTTATAACAGAGTAGCCACTGTACACATACCTTCTGCCTTCATCACTCAATGTTACACTGTGTTATATGTGCGGAGAATCTGCCCTGGTTCTCAAAGTCGGGGTTGGGGACCACAAGCGGACTTTAAGGAGTGTTTTAAGTGGTCTtaagtaaaatgaaaatgaggaaaatttAGCATAAGAGTGATCTAAACTTTCACACTCCCTATTTCTTGAGATGGAAAAAGTATTGTAGTTCTTTGCTTCAGTAAAAGTGgcaatataaaaacactcaaatgtcACTTAGTATTGTTAGAAATAAGcaacaaaagtaaaagaagTCAGTGTCATACAATATATTTTCTCACTGGATGCATTAacaacattttactgttgtagtttATCAAAGTGGAGCAAATTTCAGCTATTTTAATCTCTGTTGGGTGGTTTATTCTATAACAGGGCATCTTATTTTAGAATCCCATCAtgtgttttgtctgtaaaaactaaatctgtaaaGTAATTAAAGCTGTCAAGTAAATGTCGTGTAAAATGGACAATATTTCCATCTGAAATGCAGTGGACtagcatgaaatggaaatactcaggTAAAGTAGATCTGTGCTTAAGTACTTGTACTTAGTTACATTCCACCTCTGCCTATTTCTACCTCCTTATCCACAGCTTAGATATTCATTACAATctagataaaaaaaagatgaaactaCATTAATATGCCCAGATGGAGCCCACTTGGACCAAACTTGTGTTTATCAGGCTTTTTACCATGGCACTAAAGTTATATTACCCAACAGTTAAACCAATGGAGATAAAAATACTCATCAGGTCAATATGGACTGACTGCTCACTATAAATATCTCCAGGAATATTATGTGACTTTTGGTCAGGTGATGTTTTAAGTACCACACTATGCCAAAATATAATGCTAAAAATGGAAAGTTATTGTCACTGAATTGTGTAATGTCACATCCAGCCTTCATTCCCACCTGAGACCCCCAACGGCGAGTGAAACCGGAGAAGGGGAATTGCTCTGTGGTTGTTTTTAATCTGTACTGGCACACAGGGACCTGGCCCGGGTTAAGAGAGTGGCAGAGTCAGGAAGGGATTCCTTTGGGTGATCTGACTGCGGACAGTTAGACTGGCAGTTCCCTCTGATCTCAATACCTGCTGGGAATTGTTGGAGTGATTCtgatatgagtgtgtgtctgcatatgtgtgtgtgggtggggggttGAGAAACAAAAGATGTAGAAGCAGAGaggtagggtttttttttttttgggggggggggggggggggggtcagagaATGTCTCTTTCATCCCTGTTCGGCCCGGCGAATGCCAAGCGGAAGGCGACAGAGGGTTACAGATATCCCTGTGGGGCTTGGGACAGTGCTGGGTATTCAGCGAATGTTAAAGCCACACACACTTTGAGGAATTTCTGTGATCTGTGTAACATGAGTCAAACTATTGTCCTCCTTGGTTCCAATTTGACTCCTCCTCACACGGAAATTGTACTGTGtgaagctgttttttgttttttttcatattcgGGTTAACCACAGTGCACTTTAAGCACAGTCATGACTGTATTGTATGTCCCCCTCTACTGTAGGTGACTGCGGGCTGTCCAGTGGTGTGCGAGTGTCCGGCGGGTCCCCCATCATGTCCCCCGGGGGTCAGCTCAGTCCCGGATGGCTGCGGCTGCTGCAAAGTGTGCGCCGCCCAGCTCAACCAGGACTGCCACGAAGGACACCCCTGCGACCACCATAAAGGTCTGGAGTGCAACTATGGCAATGATGTCGGCCGTACCCATGGCATCTGCAGGGGTACGTATACTGGAGCGGAGGAGCGGTGGGTGAGGAGGCCGGAAAGACAGAAggcggggaggggggggggggggggggggggtgcagacTGGGCACAGAGTTTTAGGGGTTTAGCTCAGGGGTTGAGTGAGGGAATGTGTAACTTCAGGGTGGGGAATCGGGCTTCCGAGCCAAAAGGCCGGAGTTTCTCTTTGATAGGGGGGCTAGAGGTTTGAAGCCTGTGCCACGTTTCAAAAACAGAGCACCTTCAGGAGCTGCGACTGAAACCTGGCCAAGTCCAGGATTTATATAAGTAGTCCAGTGTGTACACAAACAGCCccatgaaacacacaaacaagcacgcacacacacagtggtatttttatatgtgtgtttatttgggGGTGTTTCTATATAAAGGGGGGTATCCGGGGTGTTGTGTGGGGGAGTCCCACTGAGGAAAGGGGAAGGACATTGTAAACAAGTCTCTTCTGGTCTAAGAATAGAGCCTGCTTCATGAATCTGAAGATAGTgtgtctgtccctctctcttcttATGCATATTAAAGATGCCTTCCTGATGCTTTGATTTTCCTCTGGATTGTTATTTCTTATCTCAAGTACTTTCTTTTTGGAGTACTTTTAACCAACTTGTGTTCTTCTTTCCCCTCAGCGAAGGCAGAGGGCCGCTCCTGCGAGTACAACGGGCGGATTTATCAAAACGGCGAGAATTTCCGGGCCGGTTGCAAGCACCAGTGCACCTGTATCGATGGAGCGGTGGGCTGCGTGCCCCTCTGCCCCAGCCATGTGCCCCTGGCTTCCCCTTCCTGTCCCGCCCCTCAGCTGGTCAAAGTGCCAGGCCAGTGCTGCCTCAGCATCGACTGCCACAAGGGAACCAGCGTCGTCCCCCCGGCGCACCGGCGACCCCAACCTCCTGCATACCCGCCTTACCCCTTCATTCCGTATCCGGCCTACCCTTACCCAAAACCGTATCCCAAACCTTACCGGAAGCTGTACCCTTACAAACCCAAAAAGGAGAAGGACACCATGGGCAACGAGCTGGTGGAGGTGGGGCGCAAGTGGGACAAGCCACGTGGACACAACAAGCACCTGGCGGGTAAGAGAGGGTGCCACGACGTCGCCTCAGAGTGCCGTCTGTTTTCCTCTACGCAGTAAAGcatcatgtttatgttttagCCATTTTAGCCCCCCCCCGACACACAAACGGCCCCACTGTGAGCCTTTCCCTCTGCATCTGTGcccgtgtgtgtgcgtgtcagcATTTATGTGAGGCTTGTTTTCCACTGGCTCCTTGCACACCAGAGGTGCTCTCCTTCTTACACACAGCTCTCACACAGCACATACCTCTGTCACCCAGCTTTCCCCTCTCTGTAATCACCCTCTCTATGCGTCAGTGTTGCCTGTTCAGTGAATGAGGCTAGTGTGCTTTGCATCTCTATGTGcctctccttttccctctctctcccactggCCCTTTCCCCCCCACATTTTTTACTATTGCTAAACTCTTTCTCCGACTCGCCATGTTTTTTTGCAAGACCCTGTTGTTTGCTCTCCCTCacactctcctctctttttcgtCCTCTCTCCTAGCGTGGAGGCAGGTGGGAGATCAGTGCGTGGTTCAGACTACTTCCTGGTCCCAGTGTTCCCGGAGCTGCGGGATGGGCGTTTCCTCTCGTGTTACCAATGACAATGCCAGGTGTAAGCTGATCAAGGAGACACGCCTGTGCAACATTCGGCCCTGCAGCACCATGTCTATCCCTGTCAAGGTGAGGAATGTGtttgtggaggggggggggcttttaAGATTCTCATAAAGGGGGGATAAAAGCAGTGCTTCCTCTAATGTCCCACAACCATGCAGTCCGGCTGCCGTGCTAAATGCATTCAGGAAAGGATTGCTCTCAAGGGGTCAGATTGGTATTAATATCATGGCATCTATACAGCGCCCTGCCCCAgaatctctccctctgtgtggcTGGGACCCGTCCTGTCTATTCACGGTTCTGTTGCTGTGTGGGCAGCATCCTCAGCAGGATGACGACAAAGCTGTGGTTAGTAACCTGGGCCGAgttcacataaaaacatatgCGTAGTGTGTAGTCTGTGGGCTGATCTCAAAGCAATATAACGCCACTTTTCAAGTGTTGTGATAAAATTTGGGCAAGAATGAGtaatttaaaatagttttactGCAAGTCTAATCTGGTTGTGAGTATTCTCTGATTTTTCACTGACTACCTCAACTAATAAGAAGAAGTGGTTGCATCATTTtctcagattttttaaaatgttcaaatcaatGTATTATTAGCttggtaaaaatgtattttgtttctcTGCATCCAGACCATCACTCAACATATATATGGCATCTattatctatcatctatcatgaCCTCACCATttctaaataaattaatatcTAAATTAAATTGTTGAAAATAATGTCAGCTGTCCCTTAAACATAACGCAACAGAAATAAGTTAACACAGGCTTAAATCCCAAAACTTTGCAGTGATGTGACAGCGAATCAAAAACTCCCCCTCGGTCTGTCTGTGGGCGTTGTGAGTTTCTCTCTCCCGCACCTGAACCTGCGACACTGTGGCTGTCAGCAGCACTCAGTGGCTCTTTCGCCGCGTGATTTTAAAGAGCACTCGATTCACccactctgtttctctcttgcATTTCAGTACACAACACCCTCAGAAGCATTCTGCCCGCCGCCATCAGCCACTCATGAGTCTGATGGGTTGTTATGCACCTGTTCCACTGTGCTCTCCCAGTGTTTGCAGAGCTGTTGTGGGTGTTAATGTGCCATCAGTGTCAATCCTCAGCTATTGTTGGCATGCTCCTCTCAACTGTTGCTCTgaccttttattttgttttttccctaTCTATGTACTTAACTGCATTAACTCTGTTTTTCATGTCTCAGTGCCTGAATAATGAGTTATTTCACATTGCTGTGATCCTGAAAAGCTTTCATTGGAAAGTATTactctgtatttctgttttaatgtgtaGCATCAAGGCTGCCAAAGAAAagattttttactttctctCGCCTTTCTCACTccacagaaaggaaggaagtgctCTCGTACCCATAAGGCCCCTGAGCCACACCGTCTGTCCTACGCTGGCTGCAGGAGCACTCGCCTGTACAGGCCCAACTACTGCGGTGTGTGCCGGGATGGCCGCTGCTGCTCACCCCGTCGCACGCGCACCGCCAACGTGAACTTCGCCTGCCCTGATGGAGAACGCTTCAACAGGTCCGTGATGTTCATCCAGTCCTGCAAGTGCAGCGACGACTGCAACCACCTCAATGAAGCCGCCATGCCTCCGCAGCGATGGCTctatggagacacacacaagTTCATCGACTAGTGGTATTAACCCCCCAACCTACATTCCTTCATACACAAAAAAGACTTTTACTCCCCCCCCTAGCAGTCCCCATTATAGAATAGCTGTCCGTAGTGTATCTATGAGTAGACGCAAGCGAGGTGCACACGTCAAAACATCTTTTGTGGAAAATGATTTGGGGAGGAATGGGGAGAAGAAGAATGAATCAGTTGGGCGCATATCCAACTTGGAAAGAGCAAAGTGACCAGCCCCTGCTTTAGAGTAGATAAAAAGTTGATTCTGGCCCGGCCAGACTTCTTCAGACTGCGacaaaaaaatgtggatttaatcAGCCACCATGTTGCTGCCATGTACCAGATGTCCTCTGAACTCTGAGAATTTTGTTGGGGATGATGGAGGAAAAGCAGCCACAGATAAGCCAAACTGTCTGTGATTTCTTTTACTGAGCAACATGTCTGACCAGCTAATAGACAGCTGGTCTGATGTTTCTTTGGACCCAGATATCAAACCAGTCTGTGCACTCTGATATCTGAGTATTAATAAACCAAATGAAGACTCATGGAGAGGACTTGACAGAAAAGACTTGGATGGTGTTAGCAGAAGATGGAGGAGCAGCATCTCAGATGCTCTGAGCTTGTGTCTTTTTATGGTATTTATTCATTGGTATTTATTGTTGAGACAGACATGATGACACAGTGGCCTGCCACCAGGGAAGGCAGGGCTGCTATGTTTGGAGCATCAGCGTGGCTGAACAGGGATCTGAAAGGGACAAAACAGCTGAGAGCTGTCAACCatgggagggagaggagaactCCTATAGATCAAGGGCTTGACCCCAGGGTCGCATCAGAGGTCACCGTGGTCAAAAAGCCATATCTAATGATGGATGATGAAGGCtacagaagaagaggaggtatGTACTGGAAAAAGTCAGAGTTAAACCTGATGGGTTGAGGCTTTGTACGCATTAGTGGGGAATATGTCAAAGGTTGTTTACACAGCTGGACTCATCCCCTGCGTTGCCTCCACAAGAAACTGAGACATTTAGCAAGCACCAGAAGAACAAGCCTGGGATTCTGGCGTCAAGAAGTCGACCGCCTAATTCCGTTCAAATTACAATCCTGACTCTGAGGGGCAGTGAGAGAAAATCAGCCACTCATTGCTacgctataaaaataaaatctgaaaacTGCGTGTACTGAGGCAAACATGTAATTTGTGACTAGCGGGTGGAACCGCTCTGCTGCCCTATCCGGCCTGTAATCGAGCAGCGAACCGATGCGGCCAGCTCgctgaaacaaaacaataactcATGCTTCTCCGTGTTAAAGTAGTGTCTATTTCTGAAAAATGCTGTTGAAAGCCGTGTTGTCTGTTGACGTCACTGTCAGGGACAGAGAAGAGCTTTATGGCCCTGCGGAGGACGGGGGCCAAGGCTGCCAAAGGTCAACAGGAACCTGTTTCCAAGGACAGGTTTGAAAGAGGGGAAGACCCTCAAGAACCCAAGCATCGTACTTAACTGGGACACGGGTTCACGCACCTTaagacagctgtcaatcatgacttAATCTTTTATCTCATGTCAGTGTAATACAGAGGAACGGAGAAGTCATTTCAAACTTTCATCTTAaccaaatacatattttacactGGTGATACTGAATTATTGAAACAccaattttattatttcagttttttttatctgttgtgCCATAAAATAGTGGCTTAAATGCTTTTGCAGTTTTCTgtgaaactgtaaaaatatttgcatttttctacCATCTCTTGGCTACAATAGGCTTTCTTAGTTAAGAGACTCTGCTGCCTCGAAAACCTTACAAC
This window contains:
- the si:ch211-106h11.3 gene encoding CCN family member 1 produces the protein MGILLLFAVLNVVTVGLVTAGCPVVCECPAGPPSCPPGVSSVPDGCGCCKVCAAQLNQDCHEGHPCDHHKGLECNYGNDVGRTHGICRAKAEGRSCEYNGRIYQNGENFRAGCKHQCTCIDGAVGCVPLCPSHVPLASPSCPAPQLVKVPGQCCLSIDCHKGTSVVPPAHRRPQPPAYPPYPFIPYPAYPYPKPYPKPYRKLYPYKPKKEKDTMGNELVEVGRKWDKPRGHNKHLAAWRQVGDQCVVQTTSWSQCSRSCGMGVSSRVTNDNARCKLIKETRLCNIRPCSTMSIPVKKGRKCSRTHKAPEPHRLSYAGCRSTRLYRPNYCGVCRDGRCCSPRRTRTANVNFACPDGERFNRSVMFIQSCKCSDDCNHLNEAAMPPQRWLYGDTHKFID